One genomic segment of Kocuria rhizophila DC2201 includes these proteins:
- a CDS encoding DMT family transporter: protein MSQWIAVALAIASAVGLAVGTQTQSSAVTDHTSGALNPRNLGKLLRNGRWLLGTGLLGLGMLLNVCALALATVTVVQPLGVIALVITTLLHARRQRLTINRRTWLAVALCTAGGAGFVVCAVTGTDPSHVPGPRAENLVVLVLVGLVALIGVAELALRRRRISMFYVLSAGVLYGFVAVLVRLTTTALRDGGIGAVHWLSVLMVLVAAVLGGWLVQCAYSCGPPDLVIAGLTVVDPMVGVALGLVVLGEAGAGFTGALGAVMGLAGLVAIVGVVLLSQCHPEVIERRAAARARREGKGSGARPRTARAQRRAGHADQ from the coding sequence GTGAGCCAGTGGATCGCCGTGGCACTGGCGATCGCCTCCGCCGTGGGCCTGGCCGTGGGCACCCAGACCCAGTCCTCCGCGGTCACAGACCATACGTCCGGGGCCCTGAACCCCCGCAACCTCGGGAAGCTGCTGCGCAACGGGCGGTGGCTGCTGGGCACCGGGCTGCTGGGCCTGGGGATGCTCCTCAACGTCTGTGCCCTGGCGCTGGCCACCGTGACCGTGGTGCAGCCCCTGGGCGTGATCGCCCTGGTGATCACCACGCTGCTGCACGCCCGCCGGCAGCGGCTCACCATCAACCGCCGCACGTGGCTCGCCGTGGCCCTGTGCACGGCCGGGGGAGCGGGGTTCGTGGTCTGCGCCGTGACCGGCACGGACCCCTCCCACGTGCCCGGCCCGCGCGCCGAGAACCTCGTGGTGCTCGTGCTCGTGGGCCTCGTGGCGCTGATCGGGGTGGCGGAGCTCGCGCTGCGCCGCCGTCGCATCAGCATGTTCTACGTGCTCAGCGCGGGGGTGCTCTACGGCTTCGTGGCCGTGCTCGTGCGACTGACCACCACCGCCCTGCGGGACGGCGGGATCGGCGCGGTGCACTGGCTGAGCGTGCTCATGGTGCTGGTGGCCGCGGTGCTCGGCGGCTGGCTGGTGCAGTGCGCGTACTCGTGCGGACCCCCGGACCTGGTGATCGCCGGTCTCACGGTGGTGGACCCGATGGTGGGTGTGGCGCTGGGGCTCGTGGTGCTCGGCGAGGCGGGTGCGGGCTTCACCGGGGCGCTGGGCGCGGTCATGGGGCTGGCAGGTCTCGTTGCTATAGTCGGCGTGGTCCTGCTCTCCCAGTGCCACCCCGAGGTCATCGAGCGCCGAGCTGCCGCTCGCGCGCGGCGGGAGGGGAAGGGGAGCGGGGCACGTCCCCGGACCGCTCGGGCACAGCGCCGAGCCGGCCACGCCGACCAGTGA
- a CDS encoding phage holin family protein — protein sequence MSHAVGPNSGHSPTAANRSTKRPGAASITDVVKVFVRLLPKQLKDEAQLAVLELKEKGIKVGVGAAFAVVGLVFLGLAVIALIGAAIAGLSHVMPAWLAALLLAVVFLVVLAVLALIGVSKIKSALPLMPEKTIFGLRYDLGVVKEGSAYNEGRVQRDINEAEQRKQREKEEAANDPNRVKPVQPTEEQLRHRLKLRREHLKSLRDDAQNRVDSVQSATQGFVNRTSRTFTATQESVKSTLASKGGTQGVRPEGSTAASDVLSERWQPLAVAVAAGTAFLVFLKKLLRK from the coding sequence ATGAGCCACGCAGTGGGCCCCAACAGCGGCCACTCACCCACGGCAGCCAATCGCAGCACCAAGAGGCCCGGCGCGGCGTCCATCACGGATGTCGTGAAGGTCTTCGTCCGGCTGCTGCCCAAGCAGCTCAAGGACGAGGCCCAGCTGGCCGTCCTCGAGCTCAAAGAGAAGGGCATCAAGGTGGGCGTGGGTGCCGCGTTCGCCGTGGTGGGCCTGGTGTTCCTGGGGCTCGCCGTGATCGCCCTGATCGGTGCGGCCATCGCCGGGCTCTCCCACGTGATGCCCGCGTGGCTCGCCGCGCTGCTGCTGGCCGTGGTGTTCCTCGTGGTGCTGGCCGTGCTCGCGCTGATCGGCGTCTCCAAGATCAAGAGCGCCCTGCCGCTGATGCCCGAGAAGACCATCTTCGGGCTGCGCTACGACCTCGGCGTGGTCAAGGAGGGCTCGGCGTACAACGAGGGCCGCGTGCAGCGCGACATCAACGAGGCCGAGCAGCGCAAGCAGCGCGAGAAGGAAGAGGCGGCCAACGACCCCAACCGGGTCAAGCCCGTGCAGCCCACGGAGGAGCAGCTGCGCCACCGTCTCAAGCTGCGTCGCGAGCACCTCAAGAGCCTGCGGGACGACGCCCAGAACCGCGTGGACTCCGTCCAGAGCGCCACCCAGGGGTTCGTGAACCGCACCTCGCGCACCTTCACCGCCACCCAGGAGTCCGTGAAGAGCACTCTCGCCTCCAAGGGCGGCACCCAGGGCGTGCGGCCGGAGGGTTCCACAGCGGCGTCGGATGTGCTGAGCGAGCGGTGGCAGCCGCTGGCCGTGGCCGTCGCCGCGGGCACCGCGTTCCTCGTGTTCCTCAAGAAGCTGCTGCGCAAGTAG
- a CDS encoding ABC transporter ATP-binding protein, with the protein MHASDAEPRHRADTHEGHHVGHHEPRHEHEAGHAPQAERSVAVDDAAAPALSVRDVSLEYPDGTANDGTPRTVRALDHVSLELQRGDMTALIGPSGSGKSSLLAVAAALIKPTSGTVMVAGQSLTELPERDLARIRRGHTGMVFQQPNLLAALTSREQLVLAAHVAGARGKELKEAKTRADELLQKVGLVDCGDRRPHQLSGGQRQRVNIARALMNDPQLLLVDEPTAALDQERSRSIMELLAELTHQFGLASLVVTHDTEFVPLADRCVTMEDGRLQ; encoded by the coding sequence ATGCATGCTTCTGACGCCGAACCGCGCCACCGCGCGGACACCCACGAGGGTCACCACGTCGGGCACCACGAACCCCGGCACGAGCACGAGGCCGGTCACGCACCGCAGGCCGAGCGTTCCGTGGCGGTCGATGACGCCGCCGCGCCGGCTCTGAGCGTCCGGGACGTCTCGCTCGAGTACCCGGACGGCACGGCCAACGACGGCACCCCGCGCACCGTGCGCGCCCTGGACCACGTGTCCCTGGAGCTGCAGCGCGGGGACATGACCGCACTGATCGGCCCGTCCGGGTCCGGCAAGTCCTCCCTGCTGGCCGTGGCCGCCGCACTCATCAAGCCCACCTCGGGCACCGTGATGGTCGCGGGACAGTCCCTCACCGAGCTGCCCGAGAGGGACCTCGCCCGGATCCGCCGGGGCCACACCGGCATGGTCTTCCAGCAGCCCAACCTGCTGGCCGCCCTGACCTCCCGCGAGCAGCTCGTGCTGGCCGCCCACGTGGCCGGTGCCCGCGGCAAGGAGCTGAAGGAGGCCAAGACCCGTGCGGACGAGCTGCTGCAGAAGGTCGGTCTCGTGGACTGCGGCGACCGCCGCCCGCACCAGCTCTCGGGCGGACAGCGGCAACGGGTGAACATCGCCCGGGCCCTGATGAACGACCCCCAGCTGCTGCTCGTGGACGAGCCCACCGCGGCACTGGACCAGGAGCGCTCGCGCAGCATCATGGAGCTGCTCGCCGAGCTCACGCACCAGTTCGGTCTCGCGTCCCTGGTGGTCACCCACGACACCGAGTTCGTGCCCCTCGCGGACCGGTGCGTGACCATGGAGGACGGGCGCCTGCAGTGA
- a CDS encoding ABC transporter permease, which yields MFLSLRDITFAKGRFTLLATVVALITLLLVLLTGLTNGLGHQNTSALERLQAQRLVLTAPPGDSGTPSFTTSQIDQKQVDAWRDAVGKDSVERLGIAQTSIRSGAEPQGGQDAASRADTTAAAAMALEPGSSLASGLSASSGQTHAGKGEVVLSETLAQDLKVSTGDTVSMGGTALKTAGVVDNEYYSHVPVAWLSIEDFPAVAHTSQDEQATALALTTDDAPQNVQDDTDTVALSTKDSLAALPAYQSERGSLLMMQGFLYGISALVVISFLTVWTIQRTRDIAVLRALGASRGYVVGDSLVQAAVVLTLGVLIGGALGLLGGMLAGSAVPFELSAASVALPMVGVLVLGLLGSLLAVRRVSTVDPMIALGGN from the coding sequence ATGTTCTTGTCCCTGAGGGACATCACGTTCGCCAAGGGCCGGTTCACCCTGCTGGCCACGGTCGTGGCCCTGATCACCCTGCTGCTGGTCCTGCTCACGGGCCTGACCAACGGACTGGGTCACCAGAACACCTCGGCCCTCGAACGCCTGCAGGCCCAGCGCCTCGTCCTCACCGCCCCGCCGGGCGACTCCGGCACCCCGTCCTTCACCACGTCGCAGATCGACCAGAAGCAGGTGGACGCCTGGCGTGACGCGGTGGGCAAGGACTCCGTGGAGCGGCTGGGCATCGCCCAGACCAGCATCCGCAGCGGTGCCGAGCCCCAGGGCGGCCAGGACGCGGCGTCGCGCGCGGACACCACCGCGGCCGCCGCCATGGCCCTGGAACCGGGCTCCTCGCTCGCCTCCGGGCTGAGCGCGAGCTCGGGGCAGACCCACGCGGGCAAAGGCGAGGTGGTCCTGAGCGAGACCCTCGCGCAGGACCTCAAGGTCTCCACCGGGGACACCGTGTCCATGGGTGGGACCGCCTTGAAGACCGCCGGTGTGGTGGACAACGAGTACTACAGCCACGTGCCCGTGGCGTGGCTCAGCATCGAGGACTTCCCGGCAGTGGCCCACACGTCCCAGGACGAGCAGGCCACCGCGCTGGCGCTGACCACCGACGACGCCCCGCAGAACGTGCAGGACGACACCGACACCGTGGCCCTGAGCACCAAGGACTCCCTCGCGGCCCTGCCCGCCTACCAGTCCGAGCGCGGCTCGCTGCTGATGATGCAGGGCTTCCTCTACGGCATCAGCGCCCTGGTGGTGATCTCCTTCCTCACGGTCTGGACCATCCAGCGCACGCGTGACATCGCGGTGCTGCGCGCCCTCGGCGCGAGCCGCGGCTACGTGGTGGGGGACTCGCTCGTGCAGGCCGCCGTGGTGCTCACCCTGGGCGTGCTCATCGGCGGTGCCCTGGGCCTGCTCGGCGGGATGCTCGCGGGCTCCGCGGTGCCGTTCGAGCTGAGTGCGGCCAGCGTGGCCCTGCCGATGGTCGGGGTGCTCGTGCTCGGTCTGCTGGGCTCGCTGCTCGCCGTGCGCCGCGTCTCGACCGTGGATCCGATGATTGCTCTGGGAGGTAACTGA
- a CDS encoding sensor histidine kinase, with protein sequence MPQELSTPALLRVMRVSLHVSFAALLGLAVLRTAMGASSGDASAVGTAVVLCLAGLLAFTYVLGTTVENRVARGRADRGRLRWTPVWLGSVTLLWVVLALLSRDFAWVVFPLFFLYPVLLPPVVALTGIVVLTGVVVLSQLLHVPAGTFTAPMAVGPSIGAVVAVLVSYGYRALYRDARRHLRVIRQLESTRAELARRERTAGTMTERERLSREIHDTLAQGLTSIVLVSRAAQQALERDERDVAAARLATIEDTAAANLAEARRFVRDLASPALDESLPSALDEVCRRTEEGARAAGTGLTCEFSVQGTVPQLTDRQRTLFIRATQSTLANVLSHARASRVVVTLEGWEDAVTLDVVDDGVGFDPRALARAERDDSFGLSHLRRRAAEVGAELTVESEPRHGTAVNVRLPLGGVPPSPVAGPGAAGDRRAPGTVAPGAPSAVVPGAPGAVAPDTPSAVAPDTSDAENLRGSKNDDAAPVPRERVGAAAASSPETETPRAEGRRTA encoded by the coding sequence GTGCCCCAGGAACTGTCCACCCCGGCCCTGCTGCGGGTCATGCGCGTGAGCCTGCACGTGAGTTTCGCGGCGCTGCTCGGGCTCGCGGTGCTGCGCACGGCGATGGGCGCCTCCTCCGGGGACGCGTCCGCGGTGGGCACCGCCGTGGTGCTGTGCCTCGCGGGTCTGCTGGCTTTCACGTACGTGCTGGGTACCACAGTGGAGAACCGCGTGGCGCGCGGCCGTGCGGACCGGGGGCGGCTGCGCTGGACCCCCGTGTGGCTCGGCTCGGTGACCCTGCTGTGGGTGGTGCTGGCCCTGTTGAGCCGGGACTTCGCGTGGGTCGTGTTCCCCCTCTTCTTCCTGTACCCCGTGCTGCTGCCGCCGGTCGTCGCGCTCACGGGGATCGTGGTGCTCACGGGTGTGGTGGTGCTCTCGCAGCTGCTGCACGTCCCCGCGGGCACCTTCACCGCGCCGATGGCCGTGGGGCCGAGCATCGGGGCGGTGGTCGCGGTGCTGGTCAGCTACGGCTACCGCGCGCTGTACCGGGACGCCCGCCGTCACCTGCGCGTGATCCGCCAGCTGGAGTCCACGCGCGCGGAGCTGGCCCGGCGTGAGCGCACCGCGGGCACCATGACCGAGCGGGAGCGGCTCTCCCGGGAGATCCACGACACCCTCGCACAGGGGCTGACCTCCATCGTGCTGGTCTCCCGAGCCGCCCAGCAGGCGCTGGAGCGGGACGAGCGGGACGTCGCCGCCGCGCGCCTGGCGACCATCGAGGACACCGCCGCGGCCAACCTCGCCGAGGCCCGCCGCTTCGTGCGGGACCTCGCCTCCCCCGCCCTGGACGAGTCCCTGCCCAGCGCGCTCGACGAGGTGTGTCGGCGCACCGAGGAGGGCGCCCGCGCGGCCGGCACCGGGCTGACGTGCGAGTTCTCCGTGCAGGGCACCGTCCCGCAGCTCACGGACCGTCAGCGCACCCTCTTCATCCGGGCCACCCAGTCCACCCTGGCCAACGTGCTCTCCCACGCCCGCGCCTCGCGCGTGGTGGTGACCCTGGAGGGGTGGGAGGACGCCGTCACGCTGGACGTGGTGGACGACGGCGTGGGCTTCGACCCCCGCGCCCTGGCCCGTGCCGAGCGGGACGACTCGTTCGGACTCTCCCACCTGCGACGCCGCGCGGCCGAGGTGGGCGCCGAGCTCACCGTGGAGTCCGAGCCGCGCCACGGCACGGCCGTGAACGTGCGGCTGCCGCTCGGGGGCGTCCCGCCCTCGCCCGTGGCCGGTCCCGGGGCTGCCGGCGACCGCCGCGCCCCGGGCACAGTCGCCCCCGGCGCACCAAGCGCGGTCGTCCCCGGCGCCCCGGGCGCCGTCGCTCCCGACACCCCGAGCGCCGTCGCTCCCGACACCTCGGACGCGGAGAACCTCCGCGGAAGCAAGAACGACGACGCCGCGCCGGTTCCGCGCGAGCGCGTGGGCGCCGCGGCGGCGTCGTCCCCCGAGACCGAGACCCCCCGAGCCGAAGGCAGGCGCACCGCATGA